A single region of the Nomia melanderi isolate GNS246 chromosome 12, iyNomMela1, whole genome shotgun sequence genome encodes:
- the LOC116426230 gene encoding uncharacterized protein LOC116426230, with product MEQILNLSSLNIFLHQILAFTEEVKYVLQSDCEEAMFSLKPWRKKHVVKLKNNESCTSTKSENEIEEIAAGISRTLLQTQQLREKLSHNVMKRKKCLNQPSTSEIYNPCASGDEKGNKDNTSARSNSKLLPVKETTKKTKSCTKPPTTQSEKYIKNKNFLAINKQNIKNIKEIKRHSDYKLEKNFKSSSFKTKAEYVKFDKKCNAASTNELKNLIEKVSFPSFNNEFSNVDDEKCPIHEDLTSQVTYKQNFISVDVMDSLKEFNIPGEIIKPLNAYHTYLNTEFSDKSFDSGKRRKVLNIFFIEFNKMDDIIQNTLEDKTDKITLLKHFISQFPNFFLENKETSALININKIYTELNFIWKKYDTTKFNNFRTWKPDVERKLLHNDSNIIRCMSNGIWNFFYARYFEGISTVRYIHYANKNQFFETMQELQQVHYYKDIVNIISKEILPNVTISFDSAKPEYVKIYKMIYILLQGLNSRIPVLVRTDK from the exons ATGGAGCaaatattaaatctttcatcattaaatatatttttgcatcAGATATTGGCATTTACAGAAGAAGTAAAATATGTATTGCAATCAGATTGTGAGGAAGCAATGTTTTCTTTAAAACCATGGCGTAAAAAACATGTTGTGAAACTGAAAAACAATGAAAGTTGTACTAGTACCAAA tctgaaaatgaaattgaagaaattgctGCAGGCATAAGTAGGACATTGCTACAGACACAACAATTGCGAGAAAAGTTATCTCACAATgtaatgaaaagaaagaaatgtttaaaccAACCTAGTACATCTGAAATTTATAATCCTTGTGCATCTG GCgatgaaaaaggaaacaaagaTAATACTTCAGCTAGAAGCAATAGTAAATTGCTACCTGTAAAAGAAACaactaaaaaaacaaaaagttgTACAAAACCTCCCACAACACAATCAGAAaagtacataaaaaataaaaattttcttgccataaataaacagaatattaagaatataaaagaaattaaaagacaTAGCGATTACAAATtggaaaaaaatttcaaatctagTAGTTTCAAAACAAAG gctgaatatgttaaatttgataaaaaatgtaaCGCAGCTTCCactaatgaattaaaaaatttgatagaaaAAGTATCATTTCCatcttttaataatgaattttctaATGTGGATGATGAAAAGTGCCCAATACATGAGGATCTAACTTCACAAGTTACGtataaacagaattttataagtGTGGATGTTATGGAcagtttaaaagaatttaatattcctggagaaataataaaaccacTGAATGCTTATCATACATATCTAAATACTGAATTTTCAGACAAATCATTTGACAGTGGAAAGCGACGAAAAGtgcttaatattttttttatagaatttaataaaatg GatgatattatacaaaatactttagaagataaaactgataaaataactttattaaaGCATTTCATATCTCAGTTTCCTaatttttttcttgaaaacaaagaaacgtctgctttaattaatataaacaaaatatatactgaattaaatttcatatggAAAAAGTATGATAcaacgaaatttaataatttccgaaCTTGGAAACCTGATGTAGAAAGAAAATTACTTCACAATGATTCTAATATAATAAGATGTATGTCAAatggaatttggaattttttctATGCAAGATACTTCGAAg GAATTTCAACAGTAAGATATATACATTACGCAAACAAGAATCAGTTCTTTGAAACGATGCAAGAACTACAACAAGTACATTATTATAAAGACATagttaatatcatttcaaaagAAATACTTCCCAATGTTACAATATCTTTTGATTCTGCAAAGCCAGAATacgtgaaaatatataaaatgatctaCATTCTCCTTCAAGGTCTAAATTCAAGAATTCCGGTTTTAGTAAGAACTGacaaataa
- the LOC116426234 gene encoding dynein axonemal intermediate chain 2 isoform X2, whose protein sequence is MNLQYTYTKKRLQFGRQCNFSNYQKLEADIKPHIGYINDYIQVNPATHGTQCGKTYSTHEVNTTTATFKDNGMCHLEGGWPKDLNAKDTEQVVRYKRKIEKDELYIHTMLQLLPPMEHCILQNNTCNIYEQYFSYMEPVSLTQRAYSRTVNVYRDLLPIKRQITHLSWSPDQGNYFAASYCNIDFKKRANDKPVSYIWDVENPNTPCMTLQPFCPILTLEYNSKDCNILVSGLTTGQVACWDVRKGPEPVDISSIEFSHRDVCNKVLWINSKTGTEFFSASKDGQIMWWDTRKLQKSTETLVIDLCKPEEQNIDNAIGISALQFEPSMGTRFMCGLENGIVISGNRKGKTPSEKIATRFKAQYGPVIGLERNPTFVKNFVTIGDWTTRIWSEDCKESCIAWTPGHRDFLMGGAWSVTRFSVFFLIKMDGTLDVWDLLIQQDSPILSIKVCDEILTCIRPHEQGQLAAVANKKGTTFLLEFSEALTTNQKNDKLLFTARKSDRS, encoded by the exons ATGAACTTACAATATACTTATACAAAGAAACGACTACAATTTGgtagacaatgtaatttttcaaattaccaAAAATTAGAGGCTGACATTAAACCTCACATAGGATATATAAATGATTATATTCAAGTAAATCCTGCGACTCATGGAACTCAATGCGGAAAAACGTATTCTACTCATGAG GTGAATACAACTACTGCAACATTTAAAGACAATGGTATGTGTCACTTAGAAGGTGGATGGCCAAAAGATTTAAATGCGAAAGACACGGAACAAGTAGTTAGATATAAGcgtaaaatagaaaaagatgaattgtatatacatacaatgCTTCAATTGCTACCT cCAATGGAACATTGCATACTACAAAATAATACTTGTAATATATATGAACAGTACTTTAGTTACATGGAGCCTGTTTCGCTAACACAGAGAGCATATTCCCGTACAGTTAATGTATATAGAGATCTTTTACCAATAAAAAGGCAAATAACGCATCTTTCTTGGTCACCAGATCAGGGAAATTATTTTGCAGCCAGTTactgtaatattgattttaaaaaaaGAGCAAATGATAAACCAGTTTCATACATTTGGGATGTAG aaaatccaAATACTCCATGTATGACGCTCCAACCGTTCTGTCCCATTTTAACATTGGAGTACAATTCTAAAGATTGTAATATACTAGTAAGCGGATTAACAACTGGTCAAGTAGCTTGCTGGGACGTTAGAAAAGGACCTGAACCAGTTGACATAAGTTCGATAGAATTTAGTCATAGAGATGTATGCAATAAAGTTTTGTGGATCAATTCTAAAACCGGTACAGAATTCTTTAGCGCTTCAAAAGATGGACAG ATAATGTGGTGGGATACCAGAAAGTTACAAAAATCAACAGAAACGCTAGTGATAGATTTATGTAAACCCGAAGAACAAAACATTGACAATGCAATTGGAATTTCAGCGTTACAGTTTGAACCATCAATGGGTACACGATTCATGTGCGGTCTTGAAAAtg GGATTGTAATATCAGGAAATCGTAAAGGCAAAACTCCAAGTGAAAAAATTGCAACTAGATTCAAAGCGCAATATGGGCCTGTAATAGGATTAGAGAGGAATCCAACATTCGTGAAAAATTTTGTTACCATTGGTGATTGGACAACAAGGATATGGTCTGAAGATTGTAAAGAATCCTGTATTGCCTGGACACC TGGACACAGAGACTTCTTAATGGGTGGAGCATGGAGTGTAACaagattttctgtatttttcttaataaaaatggATGGAACTTTGGATGTATGGGATTTGCTAATTCAACAAGATTCACCGATTCTTAGTATAAAA GTTTGCGATGAAATTTTAACATGTATACGACCACATGAACAAGGACAGTTAGCTGCAGTTGCTAATAAAAAAGGCACAACTTTTCTATTAGAGTTTTCAGAAGCACTGACAACAAATCAGAAAAATGATAAGCTTCTGTTTACAGCG AGAAAAAGTGATAGAAGCTAA
- the LOC116426234 gene encoding dynein axonemal intermediate chain 2 isoform X1, whose translation MNLQYTYTKKRLQFGRQCNFSNYQKLEADIKPHIGYINDYIQVNPATHGTQCGKTYSTHEVNTTTATFKDNGMCHLEGGWPKDLNAKDTEQVVRYKRKIEKDELYIHTMLQLLPPMEHCILQNNTCNIYEQYFSYMEPVSLTQRAYSRTVNVYRDLLPIKRQITHLSWSPDQGNYFAASYCNIDFKKRANDKPVSYIWDVENPNTPCMTLQPFCPILTLEYNSKDCNILVSGLTTGQVACWDVRKGPEPVDISSIEFSHRDVCNKVLWINSKTGTEFFSASKDGQIMWWDTRKLQKSTETLVIDLCKPEEQNIDNAIGISALQFEPSMGTRFMCGLENGIVISGNRKGKTPSEKIATRFKAQYGPVIGLERNPTFVKNFVTIGDWTTRIWSEDCKESCIAWTPGHRDFLMGGAWSVTRFSVFFLIKMDGTLDVWDLLIQQDSPILSIKVCDEILTCIRPHEQGQLAAVANKKGTTFLLEFSEALTTNQKNDKLLFTALLDRETRREKVIEAKNRELRLKMKSLRNMNTDMDYSGGSTKTEEKLDSKNPIQDTNNVILKNYEQEYENAIEMEIARQMEKDNEETNDKHVINGVSN comes from the exons ATGAACTTACAATATACTTATACAAAGAAACGACTACAATTTGgtagacaatgtaatttttcaaattaccaAAAATTAGAGGCTGACATTAAACCTCACATAGGATATATAAATGATTATATTCAAGTAAATCCTGCGACTCATGGAACTCAATGCGGAAAAACGTATTCTACTCATGAG GTGAATACAACTACTGCAACATTTAAAGACAATGGTATGTGTCACTTAGAAGGTGGATGGCCAAAAGATTTAAATGCGAAAGACACGGAACAAGTAGTTAGATATAAGcgtaaaatagaaaaagatgaattgtatatacatacaatgCTTCAATTGCTACCT cCAATGGAACATTGCATACTACAAAATAATACTTGTAATATATATGAACAGTACTTTAGTTACATGGAGCCTGTTTCGCTAACACAGAGAGCATATTCCCGTACAGTTAATGTATATAGAGATCTTTTACCAATAAAAAGGCAAATAACGCATCTTTCTTGGTCACCAGATCAGGGAAATTATTTTGCAGCCAGTTactgtaatattgattttaaaaaaaGAGCAAATGATAAACCAGTTTCATACATTTGGGATGTAG aaaatccaAATACTCCATGTATGACGCTCCAACCGTTCTGTCCCATTTTAACATTGGAGTACAATTCTAAAGATTGTAATATACTAGTAAGCGGATTAACAACTGGTCAAGTAGCTTGCTGGGACGTTAGAAAAGGACCTGAACCAGTTGACATAAGTTCGATAGAATTTAGTCATAGAGATGTATGCAATAAAGTTTTGTGGATCAATTCTAAAACCGGTACAGAATTCTTTAGCGCTTCAAAAGATGGACAG ATAATGTGGTGGGATACCAGAAAGTTACAAAAATCAACAGAAACGCTAGTGATAGATTTATGTAAACCCGAAGAACAAAACATTGACAATGCAATTGGAATTTCAGCGTTACAGTTTGAACCATCAATGGGTACACGATTCATGTGCGGTCTTGAAAAtg GGATTGTAATATCAGGAAATCGTAAAGGCAAAACTCCAAGTGAAAAAATTGCAACTAGATTCAAAGCGCAATATGGGCCTGTAATAGGATTAGAGAGGAATCCAACATTCGTGAAAAATTTTGTTACCATTGGTGATTGGACAACAAGGATATGGTCTGAAGATTGTAAAGAATCCTGTATTGCCTGGACACC TGGACACAGAGACTTCTTAATGGGTGGAGCATGGAGTGTAACaagattttctgtatttttcttaataaaaatggATGGAACTTTGGATGTATGGGATTTGCTAATTCAACAAGATTCACCGATTCTTAGTATAAAA GTTTGCGATGAAATTTTAACATGTATACGACCACATGAACAAGGACAGTTAGCTGCAGTTGCTAATAAAAAAGGCACAACTTTTCTATTAGAGTTTTCAGAAGCACTGACAACAAATCAGAAAAATGATAAGCTTCTGTTTACAGCG CTTCTTGATAGAGAAACTCGTAGAGAAAAAGTGATAGAAGCTAAAAACAGAGAATTAAGATTGAAGATGAAATCTCTTCGGAATATGAACACAGACATGGATTATTCAGGAGGGAGTAcaaaaactgaagaaaaattaGATTCAAAAAATCCAATTCAAGAtactaataatgtaatattaaaaaattatgaacaagAATATGAAAATGCTATTGAAATG GAAATAGCAAGGCAAATGGAAAAAGATAATGAAGAAACAAATgacaaacatgtaataaatGGTGTAAGCAActga